The genomic interval AACTCAATTATGTCTGGCGTAGCAACTAATGAAGCCATGTGCGCGCCACCTAACTTATCGGGCATAATTACATTATTTGCCCCAGCAATTTTCAATTTATTATACGATGTTTCTTTAGATGCTCTACTGATAATTTTACAATTCGGATTTAGCTGTTTTGCGGTTAAAACCACAAACAAGTTATCTGCATCAGAAGGTAATGCTGTTATTAAATTTTCTGCTTTAAGTATTCCAGCTCTTAACAAAGCTTCATCTGTAGTTGCATCACCATCAATATGTAAAACTTTGTTTTCCTCTAAATTCTCAATCAATTCCTTATTTTTTTCAACTATAACAAAATCTTTTTGATAATTTTTTAATTTCAAAATAGCTTGTTTACCGTTTCTTCCATAACCACAAACAATGGTATGACCTTCTAATTTTTCGATTGTTTTTTGCACTCTTTGTAGTTTAAGTTGTTTAATTAATTGACCACTTACAATGTATTCTGTAAAAGACGAAATTGTATATCCGAAGATAGAAATACTTGTTAAAATTAAGAAAATAGTGAATATTTTTTCTTCCGGACTTAAAGGATGAATTTCACCAAAACCAACTGTTGTTATAGTAATTACAGTCATATATAATGAATTCACAAACGTATCTCCAGACAAATACATATAACCACAAACCCCGATTGTGAGGATGAAAAATAACAGGAATAATGTTTTGTATAGTTTAGATTTTAAAATATTCATAGTTACAAATCAAAAACCGAACTTCTTTTGGTGTAAATCATATCTTTTAATCGCAATAAAAAAGCCAAGGTTAAATAAAATCCGAAAGACAAACCTACTGTTACAAACGAAATATAAATAAAAAACAACCGAACATTAGTTGCTCTCATACCTAATCTATCAGCAAATCTTGACGAAACAGCAAAGCCATGTCGCTCAAAAAAATGCCGTACAGAATGGATAAATTTCATTACCTAAAATTTTAATCGCAAGATACTATTTTCAACGGATTTGTTATTAACATATAAACCAAAACTCAATTCAAATTGGTAACTTTGCGTTTTTCCATAAAATCCATAT from Lutibacter sp. Hel_I_33_5 carries:
- a CDS encoding TrkA family potassium uptake protein, which encodes MNILKSKLYKTLFLLFFILTIGVCGYMYLSGDTFVNSLYMTVITITTVGFGEIHPLSPEEKIFTIFLILTSISIFGYTISSFTEYIVSGQLIKQLKLQRVQKTIEKLEGHTIVCGYGRNGKQAILKLKNYQKDFVIVEKNKELIENLEENKVLHIDGDATTDEALLRAGILKAENLITALPSDADNLFVVLTAKQLNPNCKIISRASKETSYNKLKIAGANNVIMPDKLGGAHMASLVATPDIIEFVDQLTISGETTTNLEEIDVNNLPEKYLGKTILDLDLRKKTGCTVIGFKNAENEYIINPEASVKLVKDSNLIVLGRPEQITKLREVF
- a CDS encoding PspC domain-containing protein; the protein is MKFIHSVRHFFERHGFAVSSRFADRLGMRATNVRLFFIYISFVTVGLSFGFYLTLAFLLRLKDMIYTKRSSVFDL